Proteins encoded by one window of Paraburkholderia sabiae:
- the tnpB gene encoding IS66 family insertion sequence element accessory protein TnpB (TnpB, as the term is used for proteins encoded by IS66 family insertion elements, is considered an accessory protein, since TnpC, encoded by a neighboring gene, is a DDE family transposase.), which translates to MIGMPAGTRIWIAAGVTDMRAGFQGLAAKVQTALEENPLGGNVFIFRGRRGDLIKILWATEDGLWLLAKRLERGRFIWPQADGGKVHLTHAQLSMLLEGIDWRQPRRTAALSVL; encoded by the coding sequence ATGATCGGCATGCCGGCTGGCACTCGCATCTGGATCGCTGCCGGCGTCACCGACATGCGCGCCGGTTTTCAGGGGCTGGCGGCGAAGGTGCAGACCGCGCTCGAGGAGAATCCGCTGGGCGGCAACGTCTTCATTTTTCGCGGGCGGCGCGGCGACCTGATCAAGATCTTGTGGGCCACAGAGGACGGGCTTTGGCTCCTTGCGAAGCGGCTCGAACGAGGGCGTTTTATCTGGCCGCAGGCTGACGGTGGCAAGGTCCATCTGACCCATGCACAACTGTCGATGTTGCTCGAAGGCATCGACTGGCGTCAGCCGCGTCGAACGGCGGCGCTATCGGTGTTGTAA
- the istB gene encoding IS21-like element helper ATPase IstB, whose product MHPSPELNTILKQLRLSGILDSLEQRNRQAIDGQLAYTEFLATLLHDEVARREQKKLGVRLARAGFSLGKTLENFDFDRVPKLNRAHIYDLAAGRYIDEKVCVLMVGQTGVGKSHLAQALGHCAARQGRDVLFITQTELLKKLHAARATELYERKLQQFVRVPVLIVDDFALKPLRAPHDEDFHDLIAARYERAATILTSNLDFSEWGDAFPDNRILGAATLDRLRHGAYRVVIEGESFRKPKPMPENGENVVAKSGKKTHS is encoded by the coding sequence ATGCATCCCAGTCCAGAACTGAACACGATCCTCAAGCAGTTGCGCCTCTCGGGCATCCTCGACTCGCTCGAGCAACGCAACCGTCAAGCCATCGACGGGCAACTTGCCTACACGGAGTTCCTCGCCACGCTTCTGCACGACGAGGTCGCGCGGCGAGAGCAGAAGAAGCTCGGCGTGCGGCTCGCCCGCGCTGGCTTCTCCCTAGGCAAGACGCTCGAGAACTTCGACTTCGACCGCGTGCCCAAACTCAACCGCGCTCACATCTATGATCTCGCCGCCGGCCGCTATATCGACGAGAAGGTCTGCGTGCTGATGGTCGGCCAAACCGGCGTCGGCAAGTCGCATCTCGCGCAGGCCCTGGGCCACTGCGCCGCACGCCAGGGCCGCGATGTCCTGTTCATCACGCAAACCGAATTGCTCAAGAAGCTGCATGCAGCACGGGCGACTGAGCTCTATGAACGCAAGTTGCAGCAGTTCGTGCGCGTTCCGGTGCTGATCGTCGATGACTTTGCACTCAAACCCCTGCGTGCGCCCCACGACGAAGACTTCCACGACCTGATCGCCGCCAGGTATGAGCGCGCGGCAACTATCCTGACGTCGAATCTCGACTTCAGCGAATGGGGCGACGCATTCCCCGACAACCGCATCCTCGGTGCTGCCACGCTCGATCGGCTACGGCACGGCGCCTACCGTGTCGTCATTGAGGGTGAGAGCTTCCGCAAGCCGAAACCGATGCCCGAAAACGGCGAAAACGTGGTTGCAAAATCAGGCAAAAAAACGCATTCTTGA
- the istA gene encoding IS21 family transposase, producing the protein MFEYRQVLARMRQGDSDRDIASARLMGRGKLKTVRQVALARGWLDPGRPLPDDAELAAIFGRNPKLPRSCVSTIEPFRDLVRGWYDADVQGTTIFNALQRNHGYTGSYSAVRRFLLHLKAERGARATTILEFAPAEAAQVDFGAGPVLTHESGVLLKTWFFVMTLCWSRHQYAEVVLDQTVETWLACHRRAFEWFGGRVERVIIDNAKCAITKACMYDPEVQRSYAALAEGYGFRIDACPPHDPAKKGVVEAGVKYIKRSFVPLREFRDLADANRQLRDWVMQQAGTREHGTTREQPLARFAIEKPLLARLPDVPPVLAVWCEVKVHTDGHVVYKKALYSVPFTLVGKQLWLKATDTVVQVFHRHELVATHPRLRKPGDRHTVRDHQPPEAQAWLEHDPQWCLARAKDIGPACHALVLAMFNDKVLVNLRGAQGVLRLREKVGDQRLEAACERALVFASPKYRTVKAILDKGLDSQPTAAPAPTPAPADTYLNGGRFGRDLHSLLIH; encoded by the coding sequence GTGTTTGAGTATCGACAGGTTCTGGCGCGCATGCGTCAGGGCGATTCCGACCGTGACATTGCCAGCGCACGCCTGATGGGGCGTGGGAAGCTGAAGACCGTCAGGCAGGTCGCGCTCGCTCGGGGCTGGCTCGATCCCGGTCGGCCCTTGCCGGACGACGCCGAACTGGCAGCGATCTTCGGACGCAATCCGAAGCTGCCGCGTAGCTGCGTCTCCACGATTGAACCGTTTCGCGATCTGGTGCGCGGCTGGTATGACGCCGACGTGCAGGGCACGACGATCTTCAACGCGCTTCAGCGCAACCACGGCTATACGGGCAGCTATTCGGCAGTGCGGCGCTTCCTGCTGCACCTGAAGGCCGAGCGCGGCGCGAGAGCGACGACGATCCTGGAGTTCGCACCGGCCGAGGCCGCACAGGTCGACTTCGGCGCCGGTCCGGTGCTCACGCATGAGTCCGGGGTTCTGCTCAAGACATGGTTCTTCGTGATGACGCTGTGCTGGTCGCGTCATCAATACGCCGAGGTCGTGCTGGATCAGACGGTCGAGACGTGGCTGGCCTGTCACCGGCGCGCCTTCGAATGGTTCGGTGGCCGCGTCGAACGCGTGATCATCGACAACGCCAAGTGCGCGATCACAAAGGCGTGCATGTACGACCCCGAGGTACAGCGCTCGTACGCCGCGCTGGCCGAGGGGTACGGCTTCCGGATCGATGCATGCCCTCCACACGATCCTGCGAAGAAGGGCGTCGTTGAGGCCGGAGTCAAATACATCAAACGATCCTTCGTGCCGCTGCGCGAATTCCGCGATCTCGCCGACGCCAACCGTCAATTGCGCGACTGGGTGATGCAGCAGGCCGGCACGCGCGAGCACGGCACGACGCGCGAGCAGCCGCTTGCACGTTTCGCCATCGAGAAGCCACTGCTCGCCAGACTGCCCGATGTGCCGCCAGTGCTGGCCGTATGGTGCGAGGTCAAGGTCCATACCGACGGGCACGTCGTCTACAAGAAGGCACTGTATTCGGTGCCGTTCACGCTCGTTGGCAAGCAGCTGTGGCTGAAGGCGACCGACACGGTCGTGCAGGTGTTCCACCGCCATGAGCTCGTCGCGACCCATCCGCGCCTGCGCAAGCCCGGCGATCGCCACACGGTGCGTGACCACCAGCCGCCTGAAGCGCAAGCGTGGCTCGAGCACGATCCACAGTGGTGCCTGGCGCGGGCAAAGGATATCGGGCCAGCCTGCCACGCGCTCGTTCTCGCGATGTTCAACGACAAGGTGCTCGTCAACCTGCGCGGCGCGCAGGGCGTCTTGAGGCTTCGCGAGAAGGTCGGCGATCAACGGCTGGAGGCTGCGTGCGAGCGTGCGCTCGTGTTCGCCAGCCCCAAGTACCGCACTGTCAAGGCGATCCTCGACAAGGGGCTGGACAGCCAGCCCACCGCAGCACCAGCGCCGACGCCGGCGCCTGCCGACACCTATCTGAACGGCGGCCGCTTCGGCCGTGACCTCCATTCCCTTCTGATCCATTGA